The region GTCCAGAGCCGGCCGATTACAACTTTATATCCCATCCCTGATTCCGGTGATCAGGAGAACCGCGCGTATATCTCGGTCGGCCACGGGCAGATGATGACAGACGCGATGAAGCCGCTGGGCTTATCTTTTCACCTGATGGTTACTCCTGCCCCTATGCGTGTGGCCGGTGCCAGACTGTTCGTTGACGTCACCGCGCATTTGGCTTCACCCGCCAGACAGATGATTATCGATACGCTAGGGAAGTCCGATCCGTTGGTCAAAGATGCGCTGCTAACGATCACTCAGCGGGAGGATTTCATCCCCATGTTGCCAGCACCAGAGCCCGCACCCGGCTCCGCGACAATCAAGCCAGGCATACACATTCCCCAAGAGCAGGCACAGCTCAAGTCCGATCCTGCCATCGTTACCGAGCTGATTAAGAATAACGAAGCCTCGGTAGCGGAGCTGAAGCAGGCCATTCAGGGCAAATCCGGCGCTGCACTGTTTGATTTTATCCGGGAGGATATTAAGGAGCTTAAGCGCCTGCTGTTCAATCCGCAGAGTACGGCTGTATTCATGGCTGCAATGGATGCATCAGCGTGGTTAAACGAACATTTAAACGAGTGGCTCGGCGAAATCAACGCAGCAGATACCTTATCGCAATCGGTGGACAACAACATTACCTCAGCCATGGGTCTTGCGCTGCTTGATGTGGCTGATAGGATCCGTCCTTTTCCGCAGGTTATCGATTATTTACAGGAGCATATACAGGACGGGGATTTCCTGGCCGGACTCCTTCCATTAGAAGGCGGGCAAGTTGCCTATGCTGTGCTGACAGACTATCTCGATAAATACGGAATGCGCTGTACGGGAGAGATCGACATTACCCGAACCCGCTGGAGTGAGAACCCGGCGATTCTGATTCCTATGATTCTCAGCAATATCAGGCAGTTTGAACCAGGGGCCGGCAGCCGGAAATTCCAGCAGGGTCTTCAGGAAGCCAGGGAGAAGGAGCAGGAGATTGTTGAACGCTTGCGGTTGTTACCGGATGGCGAAGACAAGGTGCGGGAGACCAGACAACGAATCGAGCTGGTCCGTAATTATATCGGGTACCGTGAATATCCGAAATACGGGATGGTCAGCCGTTACCTGGTATACAAACAGGCGATGATGAAGGAAGCGGAGCGGCTCGTTCAAGCAGGCCTTGTTCATGACAGGGAAGATATCTTCTATCTACAATTCGAGGAACTATATGAGGCCATTCGCACTGGTGTATTCGATGACGAGCTGATTAAGAGACGCAAGAACGAGTTCCAATTAGCCGAAAAGCTTACGCCGCCCCGTGTCATCACATCCGAGGGTGAAATCCTGTCCGGCCGTTATAAACGGGAGGATCTCCCGCCCGGTGCCCTGGCAGGTCTACCTGTCTCTACAGGAATAATCGAAGGACGGGCTAGAGTGATCCTTAATATGGAGGAGGCAGAACTGGAGGAAGGGGATATCCTGGTCACCTCATATACAGACCCCAGCTGGACACCGCTATTCGTCTTCATTAAAGGGCTGGTTACCGAGGTCGGGGGGCTGATGACACACGGGGCCGTAATCGCCCGGGAGTACGGCTTGCCTGCCGTAGTCGGTGTAGAGCAGGCTACCCTGCGGATTCAGGACGGGCAACGCATTCGTGTAAATGGAAGCGCAGGATATGTCGAGCTGCTATAATGTTTCATTAAAGACTATTATTGCGGCAAGGGGGAGCACCGGAACATGATTATATCACTTGAAAATGTATCCTGGCGGCGTGAGCAGACAATGATTTTGCACGAGATGAATTGGCAGGTGGAGAAGGGACAGCACTGGTGTATAGTCGGTCTGAACGGCTCAGGCAAGACGACCATGCTGAACGTCGTGAATGGCTATATCTGGCCAACCCAAGGTCAAGTAGAGGTGCTTGGCCACCGGTTCGGTGATGTAGACCTTAGGGAGCTGCGCAAGCGGATCGGCTGGGTCAGCACCTCATTGCAGCAGAAGCTGTACGGCCATCAGACGGTGATGAACATTATTCTGAGCGGCAAATTCGCCACGATCGGGCTGTACGACAAGACGGAAGAAGAGGATCTGAAGCAGGCAGAGGAGCTGTTGGAATTCCTGGATTGCTCGGCCCTGGCCACACGTACTTATGATACCTTATCACAGGGGCAGCGCCAAAAGATCCTTATCGCACGCGCGCTGATTGCTAATCCTGAGCTGCTTATTCTGGACGAGCCGTGCACGGGGCTGGATATTTTTGCACGGGAGCAGTTACTGCAGATGATCGAGAAGATCACTAAGCAGGAAGGCGGACCGACCTTACTATATGTGACTCATCATATTGAGGAGATTACGCTCTGCTTCACCCATACCCTGCTGGTTAAGAAGGGGGAAATCTATAAAGCCGATGAGACAGCAGAGTGCCTGAAGTCCGGGGTGCTCAGTGATTTCTTTGACACCCCGGTTGAGGTGCAGGAGCACCATAACCGCAAATGGCTGACATTGGGGTGAAAATACATTGCAGAGAAGGCATAATCGTCTTTTTCAAGCGGGGATTGATCTTCAGAGGCGTTTAACTTAGCGTAACGGACTGAGGTGCTATTTATTTATGGTATCATCGCACACGACAAATAGTGATTCTGTACCCGGGAGACACGCCGTGTCCATTCCATCAAGTCCGCAATATTGTGTAGGGTAGGACCATAAAAACCACAATATTAGGAGGAATGGCTTATGGCAGATGAAGGATGCAATCAGACCGCTTCCGGAGCTTGCTCACATGCAGAGGGGAACTCCACGACCGCCAGCGGGTTTGCTTCTCACGCTGAGGGCTATGAGACAACAGCCAGCGCTTCTGCGGCACATGCGGAAGGTTACCAGACCATTGCATTTTTGGACACGGCCCATGCCGAAGGGAATGGGACACTTGCTACAGCACCAGCCGCACATGCGGAAGGCTACAAGACCTATGCAATCAGTGACGCTGCCCATGCTGAGGGCGGTTTAACTGTTGCTTCCGCACCTCAATCTCACGCTGAGGGTGCGCAGACGACTGCTTCGGGTGTGGCTTCACACGCAGAGGGCAATCAGAGCACTGCAAGCGGTGAATACTCCCACGCCGAAGGCTTCTTGACTGTAGCTGCTGGTCCTGCAGCTCATGCAGAAGGATTCAACACTCAGGCCAATGGGCTTTCTTCACATGCGGAGGGTGCCTTGACTGAGGCCAATGGAACCTTTTCCCATGCAGAAGGTTTTTCTTCAGTTGCAGGTGCTCAGAACTCTCATGCTGAAGGTAATTCTACAGTTGTTCATGAAGAACACCCTAATTCACACATTATGGGCTCGAATGGTGAGACTGTATTTCCCGATTCTTGGCATTTAGCTAATGGGAATGAAGACACTCTTGGCTTGGCTGCTGTTCTTCAAGGGTCTTCCGGAAATCTATTCTTACAAGGCACGGTAATGCCTTTAGGTGCCGATTATGCCGAAATGTTTGAGACAGTGGACGGGTTGCCGATCGAGCCGGGCTATTTCGTAACCACAGAGGGTGAGCAGGTCAGAAAAGCAACTCCGGCAGATCAATACATCCTGGGTGTGGTCAGTGCAAATCCTTCTGTACTTGGCGACTCAAGCCCTTTGAACTGGACGGGCAAATATGAAAAGGATGAATGGGGCAGGGTTAAATATGAAGATCGGGAAGTGAAAGCGGTAATAGACAGCGAGGGCAAAGTTCTGGCGCCTGCGTATACTAAGAGCTCGGCTGTTGTCAATCCTGAGTATGTCCCTTCTCAGACGTATGTGCCACGGATTGATCGTCCGGAATGGGTAGCTGTAGGAACCATGGGCAAGCTTCTTGTCCGGGATGACGGGACCTGCCAGGTGAACGGATATTGTATGCCTGGTGAGAACGGAGTGGCGACTGCTTCAGTCGAAGGGTACCGGGTTCTTGCGAGAACAGCGCCAGATCAAATTAAAATTTATGTGAAATAAATGGTTCTGCAAACGAGCGCAGTTCAAAAATGTAAGGCAGCAATTCTCCTGTTACGGAGGTCTGCTGCCTTTGCTATGGAGGTAACCCTAAAATATAGGCTAGAAATTATTGATACTTCGGAAGCCAGTCTCCATGGGCCACGATCAGATCATCGCACATGCTGACAATATCGTCCATCGACAGCTCGGCGGCGGTATGCGGGTCCAGCATAGCGGCGTGGTAGATATGGTCTTTTTTGCGAGTCATAGCGGCTTCTATGGTCAGGAGCTGGGTGTTGATGTTGGTCCGGTTCAGCGCTGCGCACTGCGGTGGCAGATCACCTACGAAGGTTGGCGTTACGCCGCTTCTGTCCACGAGGCAAGGCACCTCGACGCAGGCTTCACGCGGCAGATTGGTGATCAGCCCTGTGTTCATTACATTGCCGCCGATCTTGAACGGCACGTCCGTCTCCATGGCTTCCAGGATGTAAGAGGCATACTCATGGGAACGCTCATGCTTCAGATCCTGGTTGTTCACCAGCTCTCCGCGCATCTGCTCCCACTGCTTGATCTGTTCCACGCAGCGGCGCGGGTATTCGTCCAGCGGAATCTGGAAGCGTTCGATCAGCTCCGGGTAGTTCCGCTTGATGAAGTATGGATGGTACTCGGCGTT is a window of Paenibacillus sp. FSL H3-0469 DNA encoding:
- a CDS encoding ABC transporter ATP-binding protein; the protein is MIISLENVSWRREQTMILHEMNWQVEKGQHWCIVGLNGSGKTTMLNVVNGYIWPTQGQVEVLGHRFGDVDLRELRKRIGWVSTSLQQKLYGHQTVMNIILSGKFATIGLYDKTEEEDLKQAEELLEFLDCSALATRTYDTLSQGQRQKILIARALIANPELLILDEPCTGLDIFAREQLLQMIEKITKQEGGPTLLYVTHHIEEITLCFTHTLLVKKGEIYKADETAECLKSGVLSDFFDTPVEVQEHHNRKWLTLG
- the ppsA gene encoding phosphoenolpyruvate synthase, with amino-acid sequence MQSLVLGLKDMDNAPLLLVGGKGLNLGKLSRMEGIHVPEGFCVTTEGYQEAIRHNEAYHALLERLTVMQAKDHDPAQLLDISRAIRQTIEASEIPAGVVAAVTEQLSRFGEDQAYAVRSSATAEDLPQASFAGQQDTFLNIVGLDAILEHIRKCWASLFTDRAVSYRMQQGYDHSQVYLSVIVQKMVFPQASGILFTADPVTNNRKLLSIDAGYGLGEALVSGIVSADVYKVRDERIVEQRIASKKLAVYALPQGGTEVRPLDPVQQEAQTLTEPQIMQLARLGRQIEASFGVPQDIEWCLADDTFYIVQSRPITTLYPIPDSGDQENRAYISVGHGQMMTDAMKPLGLSFHLMVTPAPMRVAGARLFVDVTAHLASPARQMIIDTLGKSDPLVKDALLTITQREDFIPMLPAPEPAPGSATIKPGIHIPQEQAQLKSDPAIVTELIKNNEASVAELKQAIQGKSGAALFDFIREDIKELKRLLFNPQSTAVFMAAMDASAWLNEHLNEWLGEINAADTLSQSVDNNITSAMGLALLDVADRIRPFPQVIDYLQEHIQDGDFLAGLLPLEGGQVAYAVLTDYLDKYGMRCTGEIDITRTRWSENPAILIPMILSNIRQFEPGAGSRKFQQGLQEAREKEQEIVERLRLLPDGEDKVRETRQRIELVRNYIGYREYPKYGMVSRYLVYKQAMMKEAERLVQAGLVHDREDIFYLQFEELYEAIRTGVFDDELIKRRKNEFQLAEKLTPPRVITSEGEILSGRYKREDLPPGALAGLPVSTGIIEGRARVILNMEEAELEEGDILVTSYTDPSWTPLFVFIKGLVTEVGGLMTHGAVIAREYGLPAVVGVEQATLRIQDGQRIRVNGSAGYVELL
- a CDS encoding peptidase G2 autoproteolytic cleavage domain-containing protein; amino-acid sequence: MADEGCNQTASGACSHAEGNSTTASGFASHAEGYETTASASAAHAEGYQTIAFLDTAHAEGNGTLATAPAAHAEGYKTYAISDAAHAEGGLTVASAPQSHAEGAQTTASGVASHAEGNQSTASGEYSHAEGFLTVAAGPAAHAEGFNTQANGLSSHAEGALTEANGTFSHAEGFSSVAGAQNSHAEGNSTVVHEEHPNSHIMGSNGETVFPDSWHLANGNEDTLGLAAVLQGSSGNLFLQGTVMPLGADYAEMFETVDGLPIEPGYFVTTEGEQVRKATPADQYILGVVSANPSVLGDSSPLNWTGKYEKDEWGRVKYEDREVKAVIDSEGKVLAPAYTKSSAVVNPEYVPSQTYVPRIDRPEWVAVGTMGKLLVRDDGTCQVNGYCMPGENGVATASVEGYRVLARTAPDQIKIYVK